In one Trichlorobacter lovleyi SZ genomic region, the following are encoded:
- the guaB gene encoding IMP dehydrogenase — translation MPLENLPEGLTFDDVLLVPAHSLVLPRDVNLATRLSRNIPLNIPLVSAAMDTVTESRAAIAMAREGGIGIIHKNLSIEAQAHEVDKVKKSESGMIVDPITMRPTQKIREALEMMSRYRISGVPITKANGKLVGILTNRDLRFETDYDLPISARMTKRNLVTVPVGTTLEQAKEHLKHTRVEKLLVVDDARFLKGLITIKDIEKVKKYPNSCKDSLGRLRVGAAVGPTAEMEARMEALIKAGVDVVVIDTAHGHSQGVIDAVIRAKSTFPGVEIIAGNIATAEAAAALIKAGADGIKVGIGPGSICTTRVVAGVGVPQITAIMECSRVAHQHGVPVIADGGIKFSGDLPKAVTAGADVIMIGSLFAGTEESPGDTVLYQGRTYKSYRGMGSIGAMKEGSKDRYFQSDVGDDVKLVPEGIEGMVPLRGPLSANIHQLIGGLRSGMGYTGCATIKELQDNGRFIRITGAGLKESHVHDVTITKEAPNYRAS, via the coding sequence ATGCCGCTCGAAAACCTTCCTGAAGGATTAACGTTTGACGATGTGCTGCTTGTTCCGGCCCACTCTCTTGTCCTGCCCCGTGACGTCAATCTGGCCACACGCCTTTCACGCAACATTCCACTCAATATTCCGCTGGTAAGTGCTGCAATGGATACGGTTACCGAATCCCGTGCTGCAATTGCCATGGCCCGTGAAGGCGGGATCGGCATCATCCACAAGAATCTCTCCATTGAAGCCCAGGCACATGAGGTGGATAAGGTCAAAAAGAGCGAATCCGGCATGATCGTTGACCCGATCACCATGCGCCCCACCCAGAAGATCCGGGAGGCGCTTGAGATGATGTCCCGCTATCGCATCTCCGGGGTTCCGATCACCAAGGCCAACGGCAAGCTGGTGGGAATTCTGACTAACCGTGACCTGCGCTTTGAAACCGATTACGATCTGCCGATTTCTGCCCGTATGACCAAGCGCAACCTGGTAACGGTTCCGGTTGGCACCACACTGGAACAGGCCAAGGAACACCTGAAGCATACCAGGGTTGAAAAACTGCTGGTGGTTGATGATGCCCGTTTCCTGAAGGGGCTGATCACCATCAAGGATATTGAGAAGGTAAAAAAGTATCCTAATTCCTGTAAAGACAGTCTGGGACGTCTGCGGGTCGGCGCTGCGGTTGGCCCGACTGCCGAGATGGAGGCCCGCATGGAGGCCCTGATCAAGGCCGGTGTCGATGTGGTGGTTATTGATACTGCCCACGGCCATTCCCAGGGAGTGATTGATGCCGTGATCCGTGCCAAATCAACCTTTCCGGGGGTTGAAATTATTGCCGGTAACATTGCCACAGCTGAGGCTGCAGCTGCCTTGATCAAGGCTGGTGCAGACGGCATCAAGGTGGGGATTGGACCAGGTTCCATCTGTACCACCCGGGTTGTGGCCGGGGTGGGGGTGCCTCAGATCACTGCAATCATGGAGTGTTCTCGGGTTGCCCATCAACATGGAGTACCGGTTATTGCCGATGGCGGGATCAAGTTTTCAGGTGATCTGCCCAAAGCGGTGACGGCCGGAGCCGACGTGATCATGATCGGTTCTCTGTTTGCCGGTACCGAAGAGTCCCCGGGTGACACAGTGCTGTATCAGGGCCGTACCTATAAGAGTTACCGTGGCATGGGCTCCATTGGCGCCATGAAAGAGGGTAGCAAGGATCGCTACTTCCAATCTGATGTTGGGGATGATGTCAAGCTGGTGCCGGAAGGTATTGAAGGGATGGTACCATTGCGCGGACCGTTGTCTGCTAATATTCACCAGTTGATCGGCGGCCTGCGTTCGGGTATGGGCTACACCGGCTGTGCCACCATCAAGGAGTTGCAGGATAACGGCCGCTTTATCCGCATCACCGGTGCCGGTCTGAAGGAATCCCATGTGCACGATGTAACCATTACCAAAGAAGCCCCGAATTACCGGGCAAGCTAA
- the guaA gene encoding glutamine-hydrolyzing GMP synthase: MSSTDIHSQKILILDFGSQVTQLIARRIREQSVYCEIHPYNMGLEKIKAFAPQGIILSGGPSSVYDADAPHSDAGVYELGVPVLGICYGMQLMTSQLGGKVERSDKREFGRAAMTIDDTTDLFSGLSGKEEVWMSHGDKIEQMPKGFSAIAHTDNTPAAAMKDEKRRLYAVQFHPEVVHTPKGAEMLGNFVFTVCGCQPIWTMANFIETEIAAIREKVGNGKVICALSGGVDSSVVAVLLHKAIGDQLQCIFVNNGLLRKGEAEKVVNLFTRHFKINLDYVEASSRFLDKLKGITDPEQKRKIIGNEFIYLFEDEAKKIGTVDWLAQGTLYPDVIESVSTKGPSAVIKSHHNVGGLPDRMKMKLIEPVRELFKDEVRLLGKELGLPDEVIHRQPFPGPGLAIRCIGEITADRLEILRESDAIVLDEIRKAGLYREIWQSFAVLLPVRSVGVMGDARTYDYTIALRAVNSLDGMTADWVKLPYEVMGSISSRIINEVKGVNRVVYDISQKPPATIEWE, from the coding sequence ATGAGTTCTACTGACATTCACAGCCAGAAGATTCTGATTCTTGATTTTGGTTCTCAGGTTACCCAGCTGATCGCCCGCCGCATTCGTGAACAGTCGGTTTACTGTGAGATTCATCCCTACAATATGGGTCTAGAGAAGATTAAGGCCTTTGCCCCTCAGGGGATTATCCTCTCCGGAGGTCCAAGCAGTGTCTATGATGCTGATGCCCCCCATTCCGATGCCGGTGTCTATGAACTGGGGGTGCCGGTGCTGGGGATCTGCTATGGCATGCAGCTGATGACCAGCCAGCTGGGTGGCAAGGTGGAGCGTTCAGATAAGCGTGAATTCGGTCGTGCTGCCATGACAATTGACGACACCACTGATCTCTTTTCCGGCCTGTCCGGCAAGGAAGAGGTCTGGATGTCCCATGGCGACAAGATTGAGCAGATGCCCAAGGGCTTCAGTGCCATTGCCCACACTGACAACACCCCGGCTGCTGCCATGAAGGATGAGAAACGTCGCCTCTATGCGGTGCAGTTCCACCCTGAGGTGGTTCACACCCCGAAGGGTGCGGAGATGTTGGGCAACTTTGTCTTTACGGTCTGCGGTTGTCAACCGATCTGGACCATGGCCAACTTTATCGAAACCGAGATTGCAGCCATCCGCGAAAAGGTTGGTAACGGTAAGGTTATCTGTGCACTGTCCGGCGGGGTGGACTCATCAGTGGTAGCTGTATTGCTGCATAAGGCGATCGGTGATCAGTTACAGTGCATCTTTGTCAATAACGGCCTGCTGCGCAAGGGTGAGGCGGAAAAGGTGGTCAACCTCTTTACCCGTCACTTCAAGATTAATCTTGATTACGTTGAGGCATCTTCGCGCTTCCTTGATAAACTGAAAGGAATTACTGATCCTGAGCAAAAACGGAAGATTATCGGCAATGAGTTTATCTACCTTTTTGAAGATGAGGCAAAGAAGATCGGGACGGTAGACTGGCTGGCACAGGGAACTCTCTATCCTGACGTGATTGAATCGGTTTCCACCAAGGGGCCATCAGCAGTGATCAAGAGCCACCATAACGTCGGCGGCCTGCCTGACCGGATGAAGATGAAGCTGATTGAACCGGTACGTGAATTGTTCAAAGATGAGGTTCGGCTGCTCGGTAAAGAGCTTGGCCTGCCTGATGAGGTCATTCATCGCCAGCCGTTCCCCGGCCCTGGCCTGGCAATCCGCTGCATTGGAGAGATCACGGCAGACCGGCTGGAAATACTGCGGGAATCAGATGCGATTGTGTTGGATGAAATTCGTAAGGCGGGGCTCTACCGCGAGATATGGCAATCTTTTGCCGTGTTGCTGCCTGTTCGCTCGGTTGGCGTCATGGGGGATGCCCGTACTTATGACTACACCATTGCCCTGCGAGCCGTAAATTCGCTGGACGGCATGACTGCCGATTGGGTCAAGCTGCCCTATGAGGTGATGGGCAGTATCTCATCACGGATCATCAATGAGGTCAAAGGGGTTAACCGGGTGGTCTATGATATCAGTCAGAAACCGCCAGCTACCATTGAGTGGGAATAA
- a CDS encoding transglutaminase-like domain-containing protein, whose protein sequence is MRRSLLTTCAIVACSVVMMSLVASAKTLILEGNLDGAVAMRQSMEFSVNKGTVSSFSFKFALPASFSTRTVSQGVDGLDIGLSPQPTSSTVETDRFGNKFQRVSWNNVNQDIRVNLNYTANVRTQLTSLESKTPFPLGSLASRESLYLQHTEMVQGDAEIKSLARQLTSGVKNEYEAVSAIINWVTDNIKYTFNPPQYDASYTLSTRSGNCQNFAHLSIALLRSVGIPARIVGGITLKEGWKVPIDAKNSIVQSMGQGGHAWLEVYFPDLGWLPYDPQQSRQFTSSRHIKQTHGLDSRDINDTWKGGPYLPAYSELIEGRYTTDDIKLKMKRYASAPRPYILSNAVMAGSAGVVDTADSGRETPPAAKPPRPESRTNVASAKPATPPQGSGAGPAETRLVSDDEASDEDQPRPVKPKPPVKPVKPPVTKPPKVATKPPVVVEPGHKKPRPGTMLAFGNMDFPALVNLYNVKGDTGTRVFERETSEYVTSKHIFAQAIQVKDRMSLEKISLAMRKFGGDGAVYIDLVKDKGGKPDIMQGIRSNLLDLEKIVRRPGYYWVDFSFPPDGNKPQQLAPGKYWIVFRASGEAIMNWFFTPGKPYGEGDDTRSTAKGFQWEDILNYDFVFKVSGKAV, encoded by the coding sequence ATGCGTAGATCGCTACTGACAACCTGTGCTATTGTTGCCTGTTCTGTTGTTATGATGTCTCTGGTTGCCTCTGCCAAGACTCTGATACTTGAAGGTAACCTTGATGGTGCCGTTGCCATGCGCCAGTCCATGGAGTTTTCAGTCAATAAGGGCACGGTCTCCAGTTTTTCATTCAAGTTTGCCTTGCCGGCCTCTTTTTCAACCAGGACTGTTAGCCAGGGGGTTGACGGCCTTGATATTGGTCTGTCTCCTCAACCCACCAGTTCAACGGTTGAAACCGACCGTTTTGGCAACAAATTTCAGCGGGTCAGCTGGAATAACGTTAACCAGGATATCCGGGTTAATCTGAACTATACTGCCAATGTCCGTACGCAGTTGACCTCGCTGGAGAGCAAGACACCTTTTCCGCTTGGCAGTCTTGCCTCAAGGGAGTCACTCTATCTGCAGCATACCGAGATGGTGCAGGGGGATGCCGAGATCAAATCCCTGGCCCGTCAGTTGACCAGTGGTGTCAAGAACGAGTATGAGGCCGTATCTGCCATCATTAACTGGGTCACCGACAATATCAAATATACCTTTAACCCGCCCCAGTATGATGCCTCCTACACCCTCTCAACCAGAAGCGGCAACTGTCAGAACTTTGCCCACCTTTCCATTGCCCTTTTGCGCAGTGTGGGAATCCCCGCCCGTATTGTCGGCGGCATAACCCTGAAAGAGGGCTGGAAGGTGCCGATTGATGCAAAAAACTCCATTGTCCAGAGCATGGGGCAGGGCGGACATGCCTGGCTGGAGGTCTACTTCCCCGACCTGGGCTGGTTGCCGTATGACCCTCAACAATCACGTCAGTTTACCTCATCGCGCCATATCAAACAGACCCATGGTCTGGACTCCCGGGATATTAATGACACCTGGAAGGGCGGCCCCTATCTGCCGGCCTACAGTGAGCTGATAGAGGGGCGTTATACCACTGACGATATCAAGTTGAAGATGAAGCGCTATGCCAGCGCTCCCCGTCCCTATATCCTGAGTAATGCTGTGATGGCTGGTTCAGCCGGCGTCGTGGATACAGCAGATTCCGGTCGGGAGACACCTCCGGCTGCCAAGCCGCCCCGTCCGGAATCGAGGACAAATGTTGCATCAGCCAAGCCGGCAACACCTCCGCAAGGATCAGGTGCCGGGCCGGCAGAGACCCGTCTGGTCAGTGATGACGAGGCATCTGATGAGGATCAGCCCAGACCGGTCAAACCCAAACCTCCCGTAAAGCCGGTCAAGCCGCCTGTAACCAAACCGCCCAAGGTCGCTACCAAACCACCGGTAGTTGTTGAGCCCGGCCACAAGAAACCACGTCCTGGTACCATGCTGGCTTTTGGTAACATGGATTTTCCTGCCCTGGTTAACCTGTATAATGTCAAAGGTGATACCGGTACCCGTGTCTTTGAGCGTGAGACCTCGGAATATGTTACATCAAAACATATCTTTGCCCAGGCTATTCAGGTCAAAGACCGGATGAGCCTTGAAAAAATCTCACTTGCCATGCGAAAATTCGGTGGTGATGGTGCGGTGTACATAGATCTGGTCAAGGATAAGGGCGGCAAACCAGACATCATGCAGGGAATCCGCTCTAACCTGCTTGACCTGGAAAAGATAGTCAGAAGACCGGGTTATTACTGGGTAGATTTTTCATTTCCGCCTGATGGGAACAAACCGCAACAGCTTGCTCCGGGCAAGTACTGGATTGTATTCCGTGCCTCAGGCGAGGCGATCATGAACTGGTTTTTCACACCGGGTAAACCGTATGGCGAAGGTGATGATACCCGTTCCACGGCAAAGGGCTTCCAGTGGGAAGATATCCTGAACTATGACTTTGTCTTTAAGGTCAGCGGCAAGGCGGTATGA
- a CDS encoding c-type cytochrome, with protein sequence MLIMAGCSQQDNRPETRKQQQTPAVFQSSQKFAELCAACHGVRARGGVGPDLTVSRFKYGKDRASIKKSILEGRPGGMPAFGAHIKPEDAAALADYLLSL encoded by the coding sequence ATGCTGATTATGGCAGGTTGTTCGCAACAGGACAACAGGCCGGAAACGCGCAAACAACAGCAGACACCAGCAGTTTTTCAGTCCAGCCAAAAGTTTGCCGAACTCTGCGCTGCCTGCCACGGCGTCCGGGCCAGGGGAGGGGTAGGGCCTGATTTAACGGTGTCCCGCTTCAAATATGGTAAAGACAGAGCTTCAATAAAAAAGAGCATTCTGGAAGGGCGTCCGGGCGGGATGCCTGCCTTTGGCGCTCATATCAAACCGGAGGACGCAGCAGCGTTGGCCGACTATCTGCTTTCATTGTAG
- a CDS encoding chemotaxis protein CheX, whose amino-acid sequence MAGISFEEVMFTVMTATQDTFKCYMNIELYAGHVERKVTPVDSDVTGIIGVAGDRVGYIIVAADRATAQLVAREMLMDDEPDEDSIRDAIGELINNIAGAFKTKYHDQYGNVAMGLPLVVSGQLRTVTEPPEEGASMNVQCKGVTIPFTNKDGSANLKVMIYM is encoded by the coding sequence GTGGCGGGAATCAGCTTTGAAGAGGTAATGTTTACGGTCATGACGGCCACCCAGGACACCTTCAAGTGTTATATGAATATTGAGTTGTATGCAGGCCATGTAGAACGCAAAGTTACGCCTGTAGATTCTGATGTGACCGGTATTATTGGCGTTGCCGGTGATCGGGTTGGTTATATCATTGTCGCTGCGGACCGGGCAACAGCACAGCTGGTTGCTCGCGAGATGTTAATGGATGATGAGCCGGATGAAGACTCAATCCGTGATGCCATCGGCGAACTGATCAACAATATCGCCGGTGCGTTCAAGACCAAGTACCACGACCAGTACGGCAATGTAGCCATGGGACTGCCGCTGGTGGTGTCCGGACAGTTGCGGACGGTTACGGAACCGCCTGAAGAGGGTGCCAGTATGAATGTCCAGTGTAAGGGGGTTACCATCCCCTTTACCAACAAGGACGGCAGTGCCAATCTGAAGGTTATGATCTACATGTAA
- a CDS encoding YkgJ family cysteine cluster protein: MVATVSILNRYQELLSEVDSWFLHCSLAAGTQISCQRGCSACCRGLFDITLLDARLVRQGFESLPAETKQQVVLRAQQSIAGIRTFWPDFDQPYLFNDYPEEEWDLVMPEEDETPCPLLGQDGLCLIYGYRPMTCRLNGIPMVDSSGEVLFDEWCSLNFSAADPLQMQELRFHFNDIFTQEQLLFREFTRRLFGEPLNELDTVIPAAVLIDFARVRVPEQVWKQRTT; the protein is encoded by the coding sequence ATGGTTGCAACCGTTTCGATTCTGAACCGTTACCAGGAACTGTTGTCTGAAGTAGACTCCTGGTTTTTACACTGCAGCCTCGCAGCAGGTACACAGATCTCCTGTCAGCGGGGCTGTTCTGCATGTTGCCGTGGTCTGTTTGATATTACGCTGCTGGATGCACGACTGGTAAGGCAGGGTTTTGAAAGCCTTCCCGCAGAGACGAAACAACAGGTCGTACTGCGTGCACAGCAAAGTATTGCCGGTATCCGTACATTCTGGCCGGATTTTGACCAGCCGTACCTGTTTAATGACTACCCGGAAGAAGAGTGGGATCTGGTCATGCCTGAAGAGGATGAGACGCCGTGCCCGCTGCTGGGGCAGGACGGGCTCTGTCTGATTTACGGATACCGTCCCATGACCTGCAGGTTGAACGGCATACCGATGGTGGATAGCAGCGGTGAGGTGCTGTTTGATGAATGGTGCAGTCTCAATTTCTCAGCTGCTGATCCTCTCCAGATGCAGGAGCTGCGCTTTCACTTTAACGATATTTTTACCCAGGAACAGCTGTTGTTCAGGGAGTTCACCAGACGCTTGTTTGGTGAACCGTTGAATGAGCTGGATACTGTGATCCCTGCTGCAGTATTGATCGATTTTGCTCGTGTACGCGTGCCGGAGCAGGTATGGAAACAAAGAACTACCTGA
- a CDS encoding formate/nitrite transporter family protein, which translates to METKNYLTPTETISAIVQNGKRVMTQCRRRTFLLSLLAGFYIAFGAQLSTVVMHDAAAFIGLGIARLVTGVVFSFGLMLVVVCGAELFTGNSLLVSSALDGEISWIKLIENWSIVLLGNLLGALFMAWLLYESQLWQSGTVAQQVLATASAKSQLSFWVAFVRGILCNWLVCLAVFMATAARDISGKLLSCLVPITAFVASGFEHSVANMYFIPAGLLLKSGLGITAPGLTWSAFLFGNILPVTLGNLVGGVLFVACAYSYVHLPLNRH; encoded by the coding sequence ATGGAAACAAAGAACTACCTGACACCTACTGAGACCATCAGCGCCATTGTACAGAATGGTAAAAGGGTCATGACCCAATGCCGGCGTCGCACATTTTTGTTGTCATTGCTGGCAGGTTTCTATATCGCCTTTGGTGCGCAGCTTTCCACCGTGGTAATGCATGACGCTGCAGCGTTTATAGGTCTTGGTATTGCCCGCCTTGTAACCGGTGTTGTCTTTTCCTTTGGTTTGATGCTGGTGGTGGTCTGTGGCGCTGAGCTGTTTACCGGTAACAGTCTGCTGGTTTCTTCGGCCCTGGATGGTGAGATCTCCTGGATAAAGTTGATCGAGAACTGGTCAATCGTCCTGCTCGGCAATCTGCTGGGAGCCCTTTTTATGGCCTGGTTGCTGTATGAATCACAACTCTGGCAGAGCGGCACCGTTGCACAACAGGTGCTTGCTACGGCGTCTGCCAAAAGTCAGCTGTCGTTCTGGGTTGCGTTTGTACGGGGGATTCTCTGCAACTGGCTGGTCTGTCTGGCTGTTTTTATGGCAACCGCGGCACGGGATATCTCCGGCAAACTCTTGTCCTGTCTGGTGCCGATCACCGCCTTTGTGGCCAGCGGCTTTGAGCATTCCGTTGCCAACATGTACTTCATTCCTGCCGGTTTACTGCTTAAGTCAGGGTTGGGCATCACGGCCCCCGGTCTGACCTGGAGTGCTTTCCTGTTTGGCAATATCCTGCCGGTAACCCTGGGCAATCTGGTAGGCGGTGTTCTGTTTGTTGCCTGTGCTTACTCGTATGTACATTTGCCCCTGAACCGCCACTAG
- the ispG gene encoding flavodoxin-dependent (E)-4-hydroxy-3-methylbut-2-enyl-diphosphate synthase, translating into MKTITRQLHVGPVAVGGGAPCAVQSMCSTDTRDIKATLAQIQALNAVGCEIVRCAVPDADAADALAAIKAQSPIPVIADIHFDYKLALRVLEGGIDGLRLNPGNIGEHWKVAEVVKSAAERKVPIRIGVNAGSLEKHLLEKYGHPTAEAMVESAMGHIRILEELNYQEIKVSLKASDVPKTVEAYRLLSSQVNYPLHIGITEAGTIFSGTIKSSVGLGILLHAGIGDTLRVSLTGDPVDEVRVGYEILKSLGLRQRGVNFVSCPTCGRCQINLIRVAEEVEKRLQSVDKQITVAVMGCAVNGPGEAREADVGVAGGKGEGLIFRKGEVVRKVSEAELADALLEEINNL; encoded by the coding sequence ATGAAAACAATTACCAGACAACTGCATGTAGGCCCGGTGGCAGTAGGCGGAGGCGCTCCTTGTGCTGTCCAGTCCATGTGCTCCACCGATACCCGTGATATCAAGGCAACCCTGGCGCAGATTCAGGCTTTAAATGCAGTGGGTTGCGAAATCGTCCGTTGTGCGGTGCCTGACGCCGATGCTGCGGATGCCCTGGCTGCTATCAAGGCCCAAAGTCCGATCCCGGTAATTGCTGATATTCACTTCGATTATAAGCTGGCTCTGCGGGTGCTGGAGGGGGGCATTGATGGTCTGCGCCTCAACCCGGGCAACATCGGTGAACACTGGAAGGTTGCCGAGGTGGTAAAATCTGCGGCAGAGCGCAAGGTGCCAATCAGGATCGGTGTCAATGCCGGATCACTTGAAAAGCACCTGCTCGAAAAATACGGACATCCGACCGCTGAGGCGATGGTTGAATCCGCCATGGGACATATCCGTATTCTTGAGGAGTTGAACTATCAGGAGATCAAGGTTTCCCTCAAGGCTTCTGATGTACCCAAGACCGTCGAGGCCTATCGTCTGCTCTCCAGTCAGGTCAACTACCCGCTCCATATCGGCATTACCGAAGCAGGTACCATTTTCTCGGGGACCATCAAATCTTCAGTCGGGCTTGGCATTCTGCTACACGCTGGGATCGGTGATACCCTGCGGGTTTCCTTAACCGGTGATCCGGTAGATGAAGTACGGGTAGGGTATGAGATACTTAAATCGCTGGGATTACGTCAGCGAGGCGTTAACTTTGTGTCCTGTCCCACCTGTGGCCGTTGTCAGATCAACCTGATCCGTGTTGCTGAAGAAGTGGAAAAGCGTCTCCAGTCAGTTGACAAGCAGATTACCGTGGCAGTAATGGGGTGTGCCGTTAATGGCCCCGGTGAAGCTCGCGAGGCTGATGTTGGAGTGGCGGGCGGCAAGGGGGAAGGGCTGATCTTCCGCAAGGGTGAAGTGGTCCGTAAGGTCAGTGAGGCGGAACTGGCTGATGCCTTGCTGGAAGAGATCAATAATCTGTAA
- a CDS encoding response regulator, with the protein MRSLIVDDDDIGRLMLATFLEDFGPCDQAENGQQALDLIDAATAEGNSYNLICLDIVMPVMDGTTTLRGIRERDQKQGGRTKVFMISACSSPEDIQDAFFEGDCDDYVVKPFQREAVSQMLQRHKLI; encoded by the coding sequence ATGCGAAGCTTAATCGTTGATGACGATGATATCGGCCGTCTGATGCTGGCGACCTTTCTGGAGGATTTCGGCCCCTGTGATCAGGCGGAAAACGGCCAGCAGGCCCTTGATCTGATTGATGCTGCCACTGCTGAAGGTAATTCCTATAATTTGATCTGCCTTGATATTGTCATGCCGGTTATGGATGGTACCACGACCTTGCGCGGTATTCGGGAGCGTGATCAGAAACAGGGGGGGCGTACCAAGGTATTCATGATCTCTGCCTGCAGTTCCCCCGAGGATATTCAGGATGCTTTTTTTGAAGGGGATTGCGATGACTATGTGGTAAAGCCGTTTCAACGTGAAGCAGTCAGCCAGATGCTGCAACGTCATAAATTGATCTAA
- a CDS encoding proline--tRNA ligase: MRYTQFFIPTLKETPSDAEVVSHQLMMRSGMIRKIAAGIYTYMPLGLRSIRKFEQIVREEMNRAGAIELLMPGVQPAELWIESKRWAQYGKELLRFKDRKDNEFCMGPTHEEIITDIARREVKSYRQMPVNFYQIQTKFRDEIRPRFGLMRGREFIMKDAYSFDVDSSAADLSYDKMYQAYNRIFERCGLNFRAVEADTGSIGGSASHEFMVLASSGEDAIVSCNACRYAANVEKAEGVRQQQGGAGQQALTKVHTPDKKTIAEVAEFLGLPQSGTVKALVLSNGEGQFVMALVRGDHELNELKLKNRLGWDEIQMATDDEILRFTGSPPGFLGPLGLKAELQVVADYAVETMADFVIGANETDQHYTGANTGRDFQISQIADIRLIGAGDPCPRCSGGTLEVWRGIEVGHVFKLGTKYSSSMNATYLDKDGKEQIIFMGCYGIGIGRTVAASIEQNHDENGVIWPLPLAPFHCSVVAINAQKDEAVMAAAQDIHDRLEAAGVEVLLDDRDERPGVKFKDHDLIGIPLRIVVGGKNLAEGNVEFKQRAGGEMQLLAPEQAIESVIAKVRESCGGSR, translated from the coding sequence ATGCGTTATACACAATTTTTTATTCCAACACTTAAAGAAACTCCATCCGATGCCGAAGTGGTCTCACACCAGTTAATGATGCGTTCCGGCATGATCCGTAAGATTGCTGCCGGTATCTATACCTACATGCCGTTGGGGCTGCGTTCGATCCGTAAATTTGAACAGATTGTACGGGAAGAGATGAACCGTGCCGGTGCCATTGAACTGCTGATGCCCGGTGTGCAACCGGCGGAACTCTGGATTGAGTCGAAGCGTTGGGCTCAGTATGGCAAGGAACTGCTGCGCTTCAAGGACCGCAAGGATAACGAGTTCTGCATGGGGCCAACCCATGAAGAGATAATCACCGACATTGCCCGGCGTGAGGTCAAGAGTTACCGCCAGATGCCGGTCAACTTCTACCAGATTCAGACCAAATTCCGTGATGAGATCCGTCCGCGCTTCGGCCTGATGCGTGGACGGGAATTTATCATGAAAGATGCCTATTCCTTTGATGTTGACTCCTCTGCAGCTGATCTTTCCTATGACAAGATGTATCAGGCCTATAACCGCATCTTTGAGCGTTGCGGCCTTAATTTCAGGGCTGTAGAGGCTGATACCGGTTCAATTGGCGGCTCGGCATCCCATGAATTCATGGTACTGGCTTCATCAGGCGAAGATGCCATCGTGTCCTGTAATGCCTGCCGCTACGCTGCCAATGTGGAAAAGGCTGAGGGAGTAAGGCAGCAGCAGGGGGGGGCAGGACAGCAGGCGCTGACCAAGGTCCATACCCCTGACAAGAAGACCATTGCTGAAGTTGCCGAGTTTCTGGGGCTTCCCCAGTCCGGCACTGTCAAGGCACTGGTGCTGTCCAATGGTGAAGGACAGTTTGTGATGGCCCTGGTGCGGGGTGACCATGAGCTGAATGAGTTGAAGCTGAAGAACCGTCTGGGCTGGGATGAGATTCAGATGGCCACTGATGATGAAATCCTGCGTTTTACCGGTTCACCTCCCGGTTTCCTGGGACCTTTGGGATTAAAGGCAGAGCTGCAGGTGGTGGCTGATTATGCTGTTGAAACGATGGCTGATTTTGTCATCGGTGCTAATGAGACAGATCAACACTATACCGGTGCAAATACTGGCCGTGATTTTCAGATCAGCCAGATTGCCGACATACGTCTGATCGGTGCCGGTGATCCTTGTCCACGCTGTTCAGGCGGTACTTTGGAAGTCTGGCGAGGTATTGAAGTCGGTCATGTCTTCAAGCTGGGTACCAAATATTCAAGCAGCATGAATGCCACCTATCTTGATAAAGACGGCAAGGAGCAGATCATCTTTATGGGCTGCTACGGCATCGGTATCGGTCGTACGGTGGCTGCATCCATTGAACAGAACCATGATGAAAACGGTGTGATCTGGCCGTTACCATTGGCTCCGTTTCACTGCTCGGTGGTGGCGATCAATGCCCAGAAGGATGAGGCGGTCATGGCTGCTGCTCAGGATATCCATGATCGACTTGAGGCTGCCGGTGTTGAGGTCCTGCTGGATGACCGTGACGAGCGGCCCGGTGTCAAGTTCAAGGATCATGACCTGATCGGTATTCCGCTCAGGATCGTGGTGGGGGGAAAAAATCTGGCCGAAGGTAACGTTGAGTTCAAGCAGCGTGCTGGTGGCGAGATGCAACTTCTGGCGCCCGAACAGGCAATTGAATCAGTTATTGCCAAGGTCAGGGAGTCCTGCGGAGGTAGCCGATGA